In Citrus sinensis cultivar Valencia sweet orange chromosome 4, DVS_A1.0, whole genome shotgun sequence, one DNA window encodes the following:
- the LOC102624238 gene encoding phosphatidylglycerophosphate phosphatase 1, chloroplastic/mitochondrial isoform X2, translated as MQSASVSAALPSSSCHYSYPVPNRFLHFRNLHLKKTLNSLSLSRNQIHAKNFCSLTLPTANSFSKEQEENLRKDNKLHPDQNHTFLDQFYSSADTNKLRNQDPESQNQEQDEEPRYNKDKYWTVLCTNMWWSQLKAALGQRINVEGIVSSTVVFAKDRHLALPHVTVPDIRYIDWAELQRRGFKGLYEYDNDASKARKLEGKIGIKVIRHRVKKPAGTAEEIEKHFGCQSSQLIMVGDRPFTDIVYGNRNGFLTILTEPLSLAEEPFIVRQVRKLEVTIVNCWFRRGLKPISHNLLPDAMQCVKDPPSLESNFIACNRS; from the exons ATGCAATCCGCCTCTGTTTCTGCTGCCTTGCCCAGTTCCTCCTGTCACTACTCTTACCCTGTACCGAATCGTTTCCTCCATTTCCGAAACCTACATCTCAAGAAAACTCTCAATTCTCTTTCGCTTTCCAGGAACCAAATTCACGCCAAAAACTTCTGTTCTTTAACTCTCCCTACAGCAAACAGTTTCAGCAAAGAGCAAGAAGAAAACCTAAGAAAAGATAACAAATTACACCCAGACCAAAACCATACGTTCCTTGATCAATTCTACTCTTCCGCTGACACTAACAAGCTCCGTAACCAAGACCCAGAATCTCAAAACCAAGAACAAGACGAAGAGCCGCGATataataaagacaaatattGGACTGTGCTTTGCACAAACATGTGGTGGTCGCAGTTGAAAGCAGCTTTGGGACAGAGAATCAACGTAGAGGGCATTGTTTCATCGACGGTGGTATTCGCTAAAGATCGTCACTTGGCGCTACCACATGTAACGGTGCCCGACATAAGGTACATTGATTGGGCAGAACTTCAAAGGAGGGGTTTTAAAG GTCTTTATGAGTATGACAATGATGCTTCGAAAGCGAGGAAACTTGAGGGAAAAATTGGGATCAAAGTTATAAGGCACC GGGTGAAGAAACCAGCTGGAACTGCTGAAGAGATTGAGAAACACTTTGGTTGTCAATCATCGCAGCTTATCATG GTGGGCGATCGACCTTTCACAGATATTGTTTACGGGAATCGAAATGGGTTTTTGACTATATTGACTGAACCGTTAAGTCTTGCTGAGGAGCCATTCATTGTTAGGCAG GTTAGGAAACTAGAAGTAACCATTGTGAACTGTTGGTTTAGAAGAGGGTTGAAGCCAATTAGTCACAATCTATTGCCGGATGCCATGCAATGTGTGAAAGATCCCCCATCTCT TGAATCCAATTTTATTGCTTGCAATCGGAGCTGA
- the LOC102624521 gene encoding taxadiene 5-alpha hydroxylase, whose product MAIQISYLLYPLLAAVAAFIIFLTHKASCHKTRKQLPPGDMGHPFIGETIEFFKAQRNNRLFDDFVQPRVTKYGKIFKTRLLGSPTVVVNGAEANRFFLSNEFKLVISSWPSSSVQLMGNESIMQKQGEQHRCIRGILASCLHNAGLDALVPKICNSVQLHLDAHWHGQDSLSLYRSTKILTFTIVFECLLGIRVEPGMLNTFERVLEGVFAPAIKFPGSRFSRAKKARQEIEKMLVKVVREKRNEMEFGNEQEGMLLSQLVAGMIRGDITEAEVTDNVVLLVFAAHDTTSFAIAMTFKMLAQHPDCYSLLLQEHVNIMNNKRAGEILTLEDMKKIKYTWQVARESMRLFPPIFGSFRKAVSDIEYEGFTIPKGWKVLWTAFGTHSNPEYFEDPLSFDPRRFEESVPPYVYLPFGGGPRLCAGYQLAKLNIIIFVHYVVTRYDWSLINPNESITMDPLPFPSQGMPIKISPKL is encoded by the exons ATGGCTATTCAAATTAGCTATCTTCTTTACCCCCTCTTGGCTGCAGTGGCGGCCTTTATCATATTCTTGACACACAAGGCCAGTTGTCACAAAACCCGGAAGCAGCTCCCACCAGGAGATATGGGGCATCCTTTTATAGGGGAAACTATAGAGTTCTTCAAAGCTCAGCGTAACAATCGTTTGTTTGATGACTTTGTTCAACCTCGGGTGACAAAATATGGCAAGATTTTCAAAACAAGGCTGTTAGGCTCACCCACAGTTGTTGTCAATGGTGCAGAAGCCAATCGGTTTTTCTTGTCGAATGAATTCAAGTTGGTGATAAGCTCATGGCCATCCTCATCGGTTCAGCTAATGGGCAATGAAAGCATCATGCAAAAGCAAGGCGAACAGCATCGTTGCATCAGAGGGATACTAGCCAGTTGCCTTCACAATGCAGGGCTGGATGCTTTAGTTCCCAAAATTTGCAACTCAGTTCAGCTTCACCTTGATGCACACTGGCATGGCCAAGACAGCCTTAGCCTTTATCGTTCGACGAAGATTTTGACATTCACCATAGTGTTCGAGTGTCTATTAGGCATCAGAGTTGAGCCTGGGATGTTGAACACCTTTGAGAGAGTTTTAGAAGGTGTTTTTGCTCCGGCAATTAAGTTTCCAGGATCAAGATTCTCGCGAGCAAAGAAAGCAAGGCAAGAGATAGAAAAGATGTTGGTAAAAGTTgtgagagaaaagagaaatgagATGGAATTTGGAAATGAACAAGAAGGGATGTTATTGTCGCAACTGGTTGCTGGGATGATTCGAGGAGACATTACAGAGGCAGAGGTTACTGATAACGTTGTCTTGCTCGTCTTTGCAGCGCATGATACCACATCTTTTGCCATTGCCATGACGTTTAAGATGTTAGCGCAGCATCCAGATTGCTATTCTCTCCTCCTACAAG AACATGTTAAcataatgaataataaaagagcTGGCGAAATTCTAACACTGGAAGAcatgaagaagataaaataCACCTGGCAAGTTGCTCGCGAAAGCATGCGGCTCTTCCCTCCCATCTTCGGCTCCTTCAGAAAAGCAGTTTCTGACATTGAGTATGAGGGATTCACCATTCCTAAAGGCTGGAAGGTTTTATGGACAGCATTTGGAACACATTCGAATCCGGAGTATTTTGAAGATCCTCTGAGTTTCGATCCCAGAAGGTTCGAGGAATCAGTGCCTCCATATGTCTATCTTCCATTCGGAGGAGGGCCAAGATTGTGCGCAGGCTACCAACTGGCCAAGCTAAACATCATCATCTTTGTTCATTATGTTGTAACTCGCTATGATTGGTCTTTAATTAATCCCAACGAGTCAATCACCATGGATCCTCTCCCATTTCCTTCCCAAGGAATGCCCATCAAGATTTCTCCCAAGTTGTAA
- the LOC102624238 gene encoding phosphatidylglycerophosphate phosphatase 1, chloroplastic/mitochondrial isoform X1: MQSASVSAALPSSSCHYSYPVPNRFLHFRNLHLKKTLNSLSLSRNQIHAKNFCSLTLPTANSFSKEQEENLRKDNKLHPDQNHTFLDQFYSSADTNKLRNQDPESQNQEQDEEPRYNKDKYWTVLCTNMWWSQLKAALGQRINVEGIVSSTVVFAKDRHLALPHVTVPDIRYIDWAELQRRGFKGVVFDKDNTLTAPYSLTLWGPLSSSIEQCKSVFGHDIAVFSNSAGLYEYDNDASKARKLEGKIGIKVIRHRVKKPAGTAEEIEKHFGCQSSQLIMVGDRPFTDIVYGNRNGFLTILTEPLSLAEEPFIVRQVRKLEVTIVNCWFRRGLKPISHNLLPDAMQCVKDPPSLESNFIACNRS; encoded by the exons ATGCAATCCGCCTCTGTTTCTGCTGCCTTGCCCAGTTCCTCCTGTCACTACTCTTACCCTGTACCGAATCGTTTCCTCCATTTCCGAAACCTACATCTCAAGAAAACTCTCAATTCTCTTTCGCTTTCCAGGAACCAAATTCACGCCAAAAACTTCTGTTCTTTAACTCTCCCTACAGCAAACAGTTTCAGCAAAGAGCAAGAAGAAAACCTAAGAAAAGATAACAAATTACACCCAGACCAAAACCATACGTTCCTTGATCAATTCTACTCTTCCGCTGACACTAACAAGCTCCGTAACCAAGACCCAGAATCTCAAAACCAAGAACAAGACGAAGAGCCGCGATataataaagacaaatattGGACTGTGCTTTGCACAAACATGTGGTGGTCGCAGTTGAAAGCAGCTTTGGGACAGAGAATCAACGTAGAGGGCATTGTTTCATCGACGGTGGTATTCGCTAAAGATCGTCACTTGGCGCTACCACATGTAACGGTGCCCGACATAAGGTACATTGATTGGGCAGAACTTCAAAGGAGGGGTTTTAAAGGTGTGGTGTTTGATAAGGATAACACTTTAACTGCTCCTTACTCTTTGACACTTTGGGGTCCCCTTAGTTCTTCAATTGAGCAGTGTAAATCGGTGTTCGGTCACGATATTGCTGTGTTTAGTAACTCTGCTG GTCTTTATGAGTATGACAATGATGCTTCGAAAGCGAGGAAACTTGAGGGAAAAATTGGGATCAAAGTTATAAGGCACC GGGTGAAGAAACCAGCTGGAACTGCTGAAGAGATTGAGAAACACTTTGGTTGTCAATCATCGCAGCTTATCATG GTGGGCGATCGACCTTTCACAGATATTGTTTACGGGAATCGAAATGGGTTTTTGACTATATTGACTGAACCGTTAAGTCTTGCTGAGGAGCCATTCATTGTTAGGCAG GTTAGGAAACTAGAAGTAACCATTGTGAACTGTTGGTTTAGAAGAGGGTTGAAGCCAATTAGTCACAATCTATTGCCGGATGCCATGCAATGTGTGAAAGATCCCCCATCTCT TGAATCCAATTTTATTGCTTGCAATCGGAGCTGA